A genomic stretch from Theropithecus gelada isolate Dixy chromosome 2, Tgel_1.0, whole genome shotgun sequence includes:
- the MANF gene encoding LOW QUALITY PROTEIN: mesencephalic astrocyte-derived neurotrophic factor (The sequence of the model RefSeq protein was modified relative to this genomic sequence to represent the inferred CDS: inserted 1 base in 1 codon): MEMWRVGGRGGXPRQWGATARGRDLEAARRGGCGLVGRRRQQRRRRRRRMWATQGLAVALALSVLPGGRALRPGDCEVCISYLGRFYQDLKDRDVTFSPATIENELIKFCREARGKENRLCYYIGATDDAATKIINEVSKPLAHHIPVEKICEKLKKKDSQICELKYDKQIDLSTVDLKKLRVKELKKILDDWGETCKGCAEKSDYIRKINELMPKYAPKAASARTDL; the protein is encoded by the exons ATGGAGATGTGGCGTGTGGGAGGGCGCGGAG CCCCCCGCCAATGGGGAGCTACGGCGCGCGGTCGGGACTTGGAGGCTGCGCGGCGCGGCGGGTGCGGTTTAGTCGGtcggcggcggcagcagcggaggaggaggaggaggaggatgtgggCTACGCAGGGGCTGGCGGTGGCGCTGGCTCTGAGCGTGCTGCCGGGCGGCCGGGCGCTGCGGCCAGGCGACTGCGAAG TTTGTATTTCTTATCTGGGAAGATTTTACCAGGACCTCAAAGACAGAGATGTCACATTCTCACCAGCCACTATTGAAAACGAGCTTATAAAGTTCTGCCGAGAAGCAAGAGGCAAAGAGAATCGGTTG TGCTACTATATCGGGGCCACAGATGATGCAGCCACCAAAATCATCAATGAGGTATCAAAGCCTCTGGCCCACCACATCCCTGTGGAGAAGATCTGTGAGAAGCTTAAGAAGAAGGACAGCCAGATCTGTGAGCTAAAGTATG ACAAGCAGATCGACCTGAGCACAGTGGACCTGAAGAAGCTCCGAGTTAAAGAGCTGAAGAAGATTCTGGATGACTGGGGGGAGACATGCAAAGGCTGTGCAGAAAAGTCTGACTACATCCGGAAGATAAATGAACTGATGCCTAAATATGCCCCCAAGGCAGCCAGTGCACGGACTGATTTGTAG
- the RBM15B gene encoding putative RNA-binding protein 15B: MKRQSERDSSPSGRGSSSSAKRPREREREAEAGGRRAAHKASGGAKHPVPARARDKPRGSGSGGGGHRDGRGTGDANHRASSGRSSGSGAGSGGRGGKASGDPGASGLSPRASPLPPPPPPPGAEPAGPGSSAAAPEYKTLLISSLSPALPAEHLEDRLFHQFKRFGEISLRLSHTPELGRVAYVNFRHPQDAREARQHALARQLLLYDRPLKVEPVYLRGGGGSSRRSSSSSAAASTPPPGPPAPTDPLGYLPLHGGYQYKQRSLSPVAAPPLREPRARHAAAAFALDAAAAAAVGLSRERALDYYGLYDDRGRPYGYPTVCEEDLMPEDDQRATRNLFIGNLDHSVSEVELRRAFEKYGIIEEVVIKRPARGQGGAYAFLKFQNLDMAHRAKVAMSGRVIGRNPIKIGYGKANPTTRLWVGGLGPNTSLAALAREFDRFGSIRTIDHVKGDSFAYIQYESLDAAQAACAKMRGFPLGGPDRRLRVDFAKAEETRYPQQYQPSPLPVHYELLTDGYTRHRNLDTDLVRDRTPPHLLYSDRDRTFLEGDWTSPSKSSDRRNSLEGYSRSVRSRSGERWGGDGDRGLPKPWEERRKRRSLSSDRGRTTHSPYEERSRTKGSGQQSERGSDRTPERSRKENHSSEGTKESSSNSLSNSRHGAEERGHHHHHHEAADSSHGKKTRDSERNHRPTEAEPKPLEEPKHETKKLKNLSEYAQTLQLGWNGLLVLKNSCFPTSMHILEGDQGVISSLLKDHTSGSKLTQLKIAQRLRLDQPKLDEVTRRIKQGSPNGYAVLLATQATPSGLGTEGMPTVEPGLQRRLLRNLVSYLKQKQAAGVISLPVGGSKGRDGTGMLYAFPPCDFSQQYLQSALRTLGKLEEEHMVIVIVRDTA, encoded by the coding sequence ATGAAGCGGCAGAGCGAGCGAGACTCTAGCCCGAGCGGGCGCGGCTCGTCATCGTCGGCCAAGCGTCCGCGGGAGCGCGAacgggaggcggaggcgggcgggcggcgggcggcgcaCAAGGCCTCTGGCGGCGCCAAGCACCCGGTTCCAGCGCGGGCCCGCGACAAGCCCCGCGGCAGCGGAAGCGGCGGGGGCGGGCATCGCGACGGCCGCGGCACCGGGGACGCGAATCACCGCGCGAGTAGCGGGCGCTCCTCGGGCTCCGGCGCTGGCAGCGGGGGACGCGGCGGCAAGGCCTCGGGGGACCCGGGCGCCTCCGGCTTGTCGCCCCGCGCGTCTCCTCTGCCGCCGCCTCCGCCACCGCCTGGGGCCGAGCCCGCGGGTCCCGGCTCATCCGCAGCCGCGCCTGAGTACAAGACGCTGCTCATCAGCAGCCTGAGCCCCGCGCTGCCTGCCGAGCACCTCGAAGACCGGCTCTTCCACCAGTTCAAGCGCTTCGGCGAGATCAGCCTCCGCCTGTCGCACACGCCTGAGCTGGGCCGTGTGGCCTACGTGAACTTCCGGCACCCACAAGACGCGCGCGAGGCCCGCCAGCACGCCCTGGCCCGCCAGCTGCTGCTCTACGACCGCCCGCTCAAGGTAGAGCCCGTGTACCtgcgcggcggcggcgggagcAGTCGGCGAAGTAGCAGCAGCAGCGCCGCCGCTTCCACGCCTCCCCCAGGGCCGCCCGCGCCCACCGACCCGCTCGGCTACCTCCCGCTGCACGGAGGCTACCAGTACAAGCAGCGCTCGCTGTCCCCCGTCGCTGCCCCGCCCCTGCGGGAGCCCCGCGCGCGCCACGCCGCCGCAGCCTTCGCCCTGGatgccgccgctgccgccgctgtGGGACTGTCCCGAGAGCGGGCCCTGGACTACTACGGGCTGTACGACGACCGTGGGCGCCCCTATGGCTACCCAACTGTGTGTGAGGAGGACCTGATGCCCGAGGACGACCAGCGGGCCACGCGCAACCTCTTCATTGGGAACCTGGACCACAGCGTATCTGAGGTGGAGCTGCGACGGGCCTTCGAGAAATATGGCATCATCGAGGAGGTGGTCATCAAGAGACCTGCCCGTGGCCAAGGTGGTGCCTATGCCTTCCTCAAGTTCCAGAACCTGGACATGGCCCATAGGGCTAAGGTAGCCATGTCGGGCCGAGTGATTGGTCGCAACCCCATTAAGATAGGCTATGGCAAGGCCAACCCCACCACTCGTCTCTGGGTGGGTGGCCTGGGACCTAACACCTCACTGGCAGCTCTGGCCCGGGAGTTTGACCGCTTTGGGAGCATTCGAACCATTGATCACGTCAAAGGAGATAGCTTTGCCTATATCCAGTACGAGAGCTTGGATGCAGCCCAGGCCGCCTGTGCTAAAATGAGGGGTTTTCCCTTGGGTGGACCAGACCGCAGGCTCCGCGTGGATTTTGCCAAAGCAGAGGAGACTCGGTACCCCCAGCAGTACCAGCCCTCACCACTCCCTGTGCATTATGAGCTGCTGACAGATGGATACACCCGGCACCGCAACCTGGACACCGACCTGGTGCGGGACAGGACGCCCCCACACCTTCTGTACTCAGACCGAGACCGGACTTTTTTGGAAGGGGACTGGACCAGCCCCAGTAAAAGCTCTGACCGCCGAAACAGCCTTGAGGGCTACAGTCGCTCAGTGCGCAGCCGGAGTGGTGAGCGTTGGGGGGGAGATGGGGACCGTGGTTTGCCCAAGCCCTGGGAAGAGAGGCGGAAACGGAGGAGCCTTTCCAGTGACCGTGGGAGGACAACCCACTCCCCTTATGAGGAACGGAGCAGGACCAAGGGCAGTGGGCAGCAGTCAGAGCGGGGCTCCGACCGCACCCCTGAGCGCAGCCGCAAGGAGAACCACTCCAGTGAAGGGACCAAGGAGTCCAGCAGCAACTCCCTCAGCAACAGCAGACACGGGGCTGAGGAACggggccaccaccaccaccaccacgagGCTGCAGACTCTTCCCATGGGAAGAAGACAAGAGACAGCGAGCGCAATCACCGGCCCACGGAGGCCGAGCCCAAGCCTCTTGAAGAGCCAAAACATGAGACCAAAAAGCTGAAGAATCTTTCAGAGTATGCTCAGACACTACAGCTGGGTTGGAATGGGCTTCTGGTGTTGAAAAACAGCTGCTTCCCCACGTCTATGCACATCCTAGAGGGGGATCAGGGGGTAATCAGCAGTCTGCTCAAAGACCACACTTCTGGGAGCAAGCTGACCCAGCTGAAGATCGCCCAGCGCCTTCGACTGGACCAGCCCAAGCTCGATGAGGTCACACGACGCATCAAGCAGGGGAGCCCCAATGGCTATGCGGTCCTCTTAGCCACCCAGGCAACCCCCAGTGGGCTTGGCACTGAAGGGATGCCCACAGTGGAGCCAGGTCTGCAGAGGCGGCTTCTCAGGAACCTGGTCTCCTACTTGAAACAGAAGCAGGCCGCAGGGGTGATCAGCCTGCCAGTGGGGGGGTCCAAGGGCAGAGATGGCACAGGCATGCTCTACGCCTTCCCACCCTGCGACTTTTCCCAGCAGTACCTCCAGTCAGCACTAAGGACATTGGGCAAACTAGAAGAAGAACACATGGTGATAGTCATCGTCAGAGACACTGCCTAG